Proteins from a single region of Aerococcus viridans:
- a CDS encoding metallophosphoesterase, with product MTKKSAFNTLLGLGTLALGAAYVRWQNYTVGTTDYFVENPRFKDSLNGFTIAHLSDLHLPEQNVDLNDILDHVYDMQPNIIAITGDIVQTDASNLDEATLFTFFKALTDIAPTFATFGNHDAVSLQHNLLVRTMGAAGVVHLNDRAITYTYKGQPLTLMGLDDKKNKYFLVGDALRTVDLTADQMAQPKILLAHHPEAFLRYHENINKSPDLVLSGHAHGGQIRVPGIGGLFAPNQGKFPKYTAGVFYLPGNPDKQMVVSRGIGPSSFPIRLNNRPEVIAVHLTTDIDRAVDGLTKSIDYITEQEGGVTFQQVEAQYLARKQERAQAQGYFSVTPDATSSQEIIDAIDEEANVGAYTLVPNEEETDMTDPRKNPFVDNNDYDDDAVDRSTIEAPKYEADDEEKVPHNPSIKSSYILLDPETNERTVVDENVNTEKIFSDNLNEDVFIVKDPKKK from the coding sequence ATGACAAAAAAATCAGCTTTCAACACTTTATTAGGCTTGGGTACCTTAGCGTTAGGTGCTGCTTATGTTAGGTGGCAAAATTATACTGTTGGAACGACAGATTACTTTGTCGAGAATCCTCGTTTTAAGGACAGTTTAAATGGCTTCACCATTGCCCATCTGTCTGACTTACACCTACCTGAACAAAATGTTGACTTGAACGATATTTTAGACCATGTCTATGATATGCAACCAAATATCATCGCGATTACGGGAGATATTGTCCAAACGGATGCGTCTAATTTAGACGAAGCGACTTTGTTTACATTCTTTAAAGCTTTAACAGATATCGCGCCAACTTTTGCGACTTTTGGTAACCATGACGCGGTGTCCTTACAACACAATCTTTTAGTTCGGACTATGGGGGCAGCAGGGGTTGTCCACTTAAATGACCGGGCTATTACTTATACTTATAAGGGTCAACCGCTGACCTTGATGGGCTTAGATGATAAAAAGAATAAATATTTCTTAGTTGGAGATGCCTTGAGAACAGTAGATTTAACAGCTGATCAAATGGCGCAACCAAAAATCTTATTGGCCCACCATCCAGAAGCCTTCTTGCGTTACCATGAAAATATCAATAAATCACCTGATTTGGTTTTATCAGGTCATGCCCATGGTGGTCAAATCCGCGTGCCGGGAATCGGTGGATTATTTGCTCCTAACCAAGGGAAATTTCCCAAGTATACAGCAGGTGTTTTCTACTTACCCGGTAACCCTGACAAGCAAATGGTGGTTTCACGCGGGATTGGGCCATCAAGTTTCCCAATTCGTTTAAACAACCGCCCAGAAGTGATTGCTGTCCATTTAACAACGGATATTGACCGGGCTGTTGACGGCTTGACCAAATCCATTGATTACATCACTGAGCAAGAGGGTGGGGTAACCTTTCAGCAAGTAGAAGCCCAATATCTAGCCCGCAAGCAAGAACGTGCGCAAGCGCAAGGGTACTTTTCAGTAACACCGGATGCCACAAGTAGCCAAGAAATTATTGATGCCATTGATGAAGAAGCAAATGTTGGTGCCTATACATTGGTGCCGAATGAGGAGGAAACGGACATGACAGATCCAAGAAAAAATCCTTTTGTAGACAATAATGACTATGATGATGACGCAGTAGACCGTTCGACAATTGAAGCCCCTAAATATGAGGCTGATGATGAAGAGAAAGTGCCGCATAACCCAAGTATTAAGTCATCTTATATCTTGTTGGACCCAGAAACAAATGAAAGAACTGTCGTAGATGAAAACGTAAATACAGAGAAAATCTTCTCTGATAATTTAAATGAAGATGTATTTATTGTGAAGGACCCTAAGAAAAAATAG
- a CDS encoding DEAD/DEAH box helicase, with protein MTENDTQITGFVSQLPNGLQDKWQSAGFGQATDIQTETFQPMYDAQSVIASAPTGSGKTLAYLLPVLSRMVAEREASQGQYNGGLKLIVLVPSQELASQVGDVVQAWARAVDFKAMKIIGGANVKRQIEKIRERPDIIVGTSGRMIELIDQRKLKVHEVDTIIIDEADALLDEEHIGQTKQLVKKLPGRAQVALFSATVPDTLAGLASDLLAEPVIELAAEKIGTAFEKQRQDGYINVPVRKRDDMLRRLAQVEGMRALVFVRTVAEIEQLQQKLQFNHIQTAYLHSKMAAQNRQQAIAKFTKGEYTYLFTTDVAARGLDIEDLPLVIQYDLPATPEQYTHRAGRTGRMGKDGVVLTFVNDRSLRDLKKQVGDDIQLTAFYTYGGQLTDQVPSASQNDEDQPLLQEEKEGAAVKAKARVKKTKQANKAAAPAKARKKNRKRDNKNKGARRHKD; from the coding sequence ATGACGGAAAATGATACACAAATAACTGGTTTTGTAAGCCAATTACCTAATGGGCTTCAGGACAAATGGCAGTCAGCTGGCTTTGGCCAAGCAACTGATATTCAAACTGAGACCTTCCAACCGATGTATGATGCCCAAAGTGTGATTGCATCAGCACCAACAGGTTCAGGGAAAACCTTGGCTTATTTACTACCGGTTTTAAGCCGAATGGTGGCTGAACGAGAAGCATCTCAAGGTCAATACAATGGGGGCTTGAAACTAATTGTTTTGGTACCTTCACAAGAATTGGCTTCCCAAGTGGGGGACGTGGTCCAAGCGTGGGCACGAGCTGTTGACTTCAAAGCCATGAAAATTATTGGTGGCGCGAATGTGAAGCGGCAAATTGAGAAAATCAGAGAAAGACCGGATATTATTGTCGGGACTTCGGGCCGGATGATTGAACTGATTGACCAACGTAAGTTGAAGGTTCATGAAGTGGATACCATCATTATTGATGAGGCGGATGCCTTGTTAGATGAGGAACATATTGGCCAAACCAAGCAATTGGTTAAAAAATTACCGGGTAGAGCGCAAGTGGCTTTATTCTCAGCAACAGTACCAGATACTTTGGCTGGTTTAGCTAGTGACTTATTGGCTGAACCTGTGATTGAATTGGCAGCTGAAAAAATAGGCACGGCCTTTGAAAAACAACGACAAGATGGCTATATTAATGTTCCTGTTCGTAAGCGTGACGATATGTTGCGTCGACTTGCTCAAGTTGAGGGGATGCGGGCCTTAGTATTTGTTCGTACGGTAGCTGAAATTGAACAGTTGCAACAAAAATTGCAGTTCAACCATATTCAAACGGCTTATCTGCATTCGAAGATGGCGGCGCAAAACCGCCAGCAAGCCATTGCCAAGTTCACGAAGGGTGAATATACTTACCTATTTACAACGGATGTGGCGGCACGTGGTTTGGATATTGAAGACCTACCTTTGGTTATTCAGTATGATTTACCAGCGACACCTGAGCAATATACCCACCGGGCTGGGCGAACTGGCCGTATGGGGAAAGATGGGGTTGTCTTGACTTTCGTTAACGACCGTTCACTTAGAGATTTGAAGAAGCAGGTTGGTGATGATATTCAGCTGACAGCATTCTATACTTATGGGGGGCAACTGACGGACCAGGTACCGAGTGCGAGCCAGAACGACGAAGATCAACCCCTTTTACAGGAAGAAAAAGAGGGGGCGGCTGTCAAAGCAAAAGCGCGGGTGAAAAAAACAAAACAAGCGAATAAAGCGGCGGCACCGGCGAAGGCACGGAAGAAGAATCGGAAGCGTGATAATAAGAATAAAGGGGCTAGACGGCACAAGGATTAA
- the glmU gene encoding bifunctional UDP-N-acetylglucosamine diphosphorylase/glucosamine-1-phosphate N-acetyltransferase GlmU, producing MSNRYAVILAAGKGTRMKSKLYKVLHPVAGKPMVDHVLTSVNDAGIDEVVTIVGHGAEAVQELLGDRTAYTTQTEQLGTGHAVQQAASELADKEGTTLVICGDTPLFTADTIARLLDVHEEAGFKATILTAPADDPTGYGRIVRDKEGQVVKIVEQKDANDAEKLITEINTGTYVFDNALLFDALNKVGNDNAQGEYYLPDVIEILKEAGEAVGAFQMDNLDESLGVNDRVALAQANQTMFKRINEFHMRNGVTIVDPDAVYIEAGVEIGADTVIEPNVYLKGNTVIGEDCHIYAGTTIRDSKIGDRVKVRASEIEESQVKDGVDIGPNAHLRPASVIDENAHIGNFVEIKKAHIGAGTKVGHLTYIGDATLGKNINVSCGVIFANYDGVNKHHSTIGDNSFIGSDVTIISPVNVEANAFLAAGSTITKDVPSKALGIARSRQENKDGFWDRLPIGKKD from the coding sequence ATGAGCAACCGTTATGCAGTAATTCTAGCAGCAGGTAAAGGGACTCGTATGAAGTCTAAGTTGTATAAGGTGTTACACCCAGTTGCGGGTAAACCTATGGTAGACCACGTATTGACTAGTGTGAATGACGCTGGGATTGATGAAGTGGTGACAATTGTCGGGCATGGTGCGGAAGCGGTCCAAGAGTTATTGGGCGACCGTACAGCTTATACGACACAAACGGAACAATTGGGTACTGGGCATGCGGTGCAACAAGCAGCGAGTGAGTTGGCTGATAAAGAAGGTACGACTTTAGTCATTTGTGGTGATACCCCTTTATTTACAGCGGATACGATTGCGCGTTTGTTAGATGTGCATGAAGAGGCTGGTTTTAAAGCGACGATTTTAACTGCGCCTGCTGATGATCCCACTGGTTACGGCCGTATTGTCCGTGATAAAGAGGGCCAAGTGGTGAAAATTGTTGAGCAAAAGGATGCTAATGATGCTGAAAAATTAATTACTGAAATTAACACAGGGACTTATGTCTTTGATAATGCTTTATTATTCGACGCTTTGAATAAAGTCGGTAATGACAATGCGCAAGGTGAATACTACTTACCAGATGTGATTGAAATCTTGAAAGAGGCTGGCGAGGCTGTTGGGGCCTTCCAAATGGATAACCTAGATGAGTCACTCGGGGTTAATGACCGTGTGGCCTTAGCACAAGCTAACCAAACCATGTTTAAACGTATTAACGAATTCCATATGCGCAATGGGGTAACGATTGTAGACCCAGATGCGGTTTATATCGAAGCGGGCGTTGAAATTGGTGCAGATACAGTGATTGAACCAAATGTATATCTTAAAGGGAACACTGTGATTGGTGAAGATTGCCATATTTACGCAGGGACAACAATCCGTGATTCTAAGATTGGGGACCGTGTGAAAGTCCGTGCTTCTGAAATTGAAGAAAGCCAAGTGAAAGATGGCGTGGATATTGGGCCAAACGCCCACTTACGTCCGGCATCTGTTATTGATGAAAATGCTCATATCGGAAACTTTGTGGAAATTAAAAAAGCGCATATTGGTGCAGGCACTAAGGTTGGTCATTTAACTTACATTGGTGACGCAACTTTAGGCAAAAATATCAATGTTTCTTGCGGTGTGATTTTTGCAAACTACGACGGTGTGAACAAACACCATTCAACAATCGGGGACAACTCATTTATCGGGTCTGACGTGACTATCATTTCACCTGTAAATGTTGAAGCCAATGCCTTCTTAGCAGCTGGTTCAACTATCACCAAAGATGTCCCAAGCAAGGCTTTAGGGATTGCCCGTTCACGCCAAGAAAATAAAGATGGTTTTTGGGATAGGTTACCAATTGGTAAAAAAGACTAA
- the uvrC gene encoding excinuclease ABC subunit UvrC — protein sequence MASELIENLLTLVPALPGCYIMKNADDQIIYIGKAKNLKNRVRSYFKSTHTGKTAQLVSEIDHFDYIVTQTDKESLLLEINLIKKHQPHYNIRLKHGTMYPYIKITNERDPQMIITSVVEDDGGEYFGPYPNIYAASSTLDLLQKTYPLRKCGKNEKRACFYYHLGQCIGPCDHEVPVEEYKAQKARIRRFLNGDVKNIKDDLKGKMAAASEDLQFERAAEYRDQINYIEQTVEPQNIMSKQYNDRDVFAFYFDKGWISIQVFLLRQFSIIKRDSALFPVYSDPEEELTSYIVQFYQEANHTKPKEILVPGNLDNDLIADTVEVKVSTPKRGDKHKMLQMAERNAKIAHLDKFRLLAMKEQKTTGAIDQLSEALNLPYLKVIESFDHSNIQGTNPVSAMVAYEDGRPNKSMYRKYKIKTVDGSNEFATTQEVIRRRYGRLLKENGNFPDLILMDGGAIEVNAAKEVLEDELGLDIPVAGMVKDDKHRTANLIFGDPLTIIPLDPRSQAFHLLQRIQDEVHRFAITFHRKTRSKQSFTSKLDGIDGVGPKTRTKVLRHFKTMKAVREATIADIQALSIPEKVAVEIHKAAWDGQKDSPYANEDLVDGIKTVAADETKAVDEILLDINPDLSE from the coding sequence ATGGCTAGTGAGTTAATTGAGAATTTGTTGACCCTTGTACCAGCTTTGCCTGGTTGCTACATTATGAAGAATGCGGATGACCAGATTATTTATATTGGTAAGGCGAAGAATTTAAAAAATCGTGTCCGTTCTTATTTCAAGTCGACCCATACTGGGAAGACGGCTCAGCTTGTCAGTGAGATTGACCATTTTGACTATATTGTCACGCAAACGGATAAAGAGAGTTTGCTGCTGGAGATTAATCTGATTAAGAAACATCAGCCTCACTACAATATTCGCTTGAAACATGGGACTATGTATCCTTATATCAAGATTACCAATGAGCGTGATCCGCAGATGATTATTACGTCTGTGGTGGAGGATGATGGTGGTGAGTACTTTGGTCCTTATCCGAATATTTACGCGGCATCCAGTACCCTTGACTTGCTACAGAAGACCTATCCTTTGCGTAAGTGTGGGAAGAATGAGAAGCGGGCTTGCTTCTACTACCATCTTGGCCAATGTATTGGCCCTTGCGACCATGAGGTGCCTGTTGAAGAGTATAAGGCGCAGAAGGCACGGATTCGCCGTTTCCTGAATGGTGATGTGAAGAATATCAAGGATGATTTGAAGGGGAAAATGGCAGCCGCTTCTGAAGATTTGCAGTTTGAGCGAGCTGCTGAGTATCGTGATCAAATCAACTATATTGAACAAACGGTTGAACCGCAAAATATCATGTCCAAGCAGTACAATGACCGTGATGTCTTTGCCTTTTACTTTGACAAAGGTTGGATTTCAATCCAAGTATTCTTGTTACGACAGTTTTCCATTATTAAGCGGGACTCAGCCCTTTTCCCAGTGTATTCTGACCCTGAAGAGGAGTTGACTTCCTACATCGTCCAATTCTACCAAGAAGCTAACCACACGAAGCCTAAAGAAATTTTGGTACCTGGAAACTTGGATAATGACTTGATTGCGGATACTGTTGAGGTGAAGGTATCGACACCTAAACGAGGCGACAAGCACAAGATGCTGCAGATGGCGGAACGAAATGCCAAGATTGCCCATCTAGACAAATTTAGGTTGCTGGCCATGAAGGAACAAAAAACGACTGGTGCTATTGACCAATTGTCAGAAGCTTTGAACTTGCCTTATTTGAAAGTTATTGAAAGCTTTGACCATTCAAACATCCAAGGGACAAACCCGGTATCGGCGATGGTGGCCTATGAGGACGGACGGCCAAACAAATCTATGTACCGGAAGTACAAGATCAAAACGGTTGATGGCTCAAATGAGTTTGCGACAACACAAGAGGTTATCCGCCGCCGGTATGGTCGACTCCTGAAAGAAAATGGGAATTTCCCTGATCTAATCTTAATGGACGGTGGCGCAATCGAAGTGAATGCTGCCAAAGAAGTTTTAGAGGATGAACTTGGATTAGACATCCCAGTGGCCGGTATGGTCAAGGATGATAAGCATAGGACGGCCAACCTGATTTTTGGTGACCCGCTAACGATTATCCCGCTTGATCCCCGGTCACAGGCCTTCCATCTCCTGCAACGGATTCAAGATGAGGTCCACCGGTTTGCTATTACCTTCCACCGTAAAACAAGAAGTAAACAATCCTTTACCTCTAAACTGGATGGCATTGACGGTGTGGGGCCTAAGACACGGACCAAGGTCTTGCGTCACTTTAAGACCATGAAAGCCGTTCGTGAAGCTACGATTGCGGATATTCAAGCATTATCTATTCCAGAAAAAGTGGCGGTTGAAATTCATAAGGCTGCTTGGGACGGGCAAAAAGACTCGCCCTATGCAAATGAAGACCTTGTTGATGGTATTAAAACAGTTGCTGCTGACGAAACGAAGGCAGTTGACGAAATCCTGTTAGATATTAATCCAGATTTAAGTGAATAA
- a CDS encoding YvrJ family protein, whose protein sequence is MLDVSMQLIGNVGFPIFVSIYLMTRTEKKLDDLIAAVEKLAQ, encoded by the coding sequence ATGTTGGATGTTTCCATGCAACTGATTGGCAATGTCGGCTTTCCCATATTTGTGTCGATTTACTTGATGACGCGAACAGAGAAAAAGCTGGATGACCTAATCGCAGCCGTCGAAAAACTAGCACAATAG